Genomic segment of Odontesthes bonariensis isolate fOdoBon6 chromosome 10, fOdoBon6.hap1, whole genome shotgun sequence:
GCTGAATAGATTATACTGTATTTTTCCACATGTAAAACTTAGAATGCAGATATTCTGATTTACTCAGACTTTACAGATTTGGCTTAAAACGTTTCTTTTTGACACAGTCTATTATTATTGCTGGCTCAGATAATGCTGGACATCCTTCCCAAGATGCTGGAGGACTCCCCATATGCACCGAGCATCTCCCCTTTATCTCCCCTCTTTCTTAATTACACCCTTTTTGTGTGTCATTaattttgtgtctttatttctctttctctggtCTTCCCCAGTACCTTTCCTCAGTGTTTGGTTCCCACGGAGATTACCTCCTGTTAAAAGGAGTTAAATGCACCCTgagatgtcttgtttgtgatttgGCACTGTATCAATAAAACAGAATTTCCTTTTGCTGAATTCATCTAAATGGAATTGACCAGACACTTAATTAGCTAATCACTTCTTTGtaattgtgttgtttttacagtTGATTTTAAAACACATATTTGTCTTTTCTGAGCAGCTAGACCAGCAGTGAATCTCACAACCAGAATTTAACCACATCGTACCGGTGGTATTGGAACACTTTCACCTTTGGCTTCAAAGTGCGTTTTATGAGGCACTAAAGGAATATATTAGGAAATGAAGGTTTGCCAGTGATCGGTCTTTGGATACAAAAGGGGTGAGTCTTTGTCTGAACGCCATGTGAAAAGCATTGAACAGCCCTCATCTCCAAAATCTTTCATGAGAATATATAAAAaagatatgtaaaaaaaaaaaaagtgaaagcaGAAATACGAGCTTCTCACTTTGGAGCTGAGTGCACGTGTACCGCCTATGATGGAGCAACTGTGAGAAGCTGCTCAAAAAAATCTCACTCTGCAAAGTAAGTAAAATTGGTTGACAAGAAACAGACAGTGCTCACAACTTACATGTGATGTGCTCTGTGGTCCACTTTATGTGAAATTGTTGAAGTGAGAGGGACCCCTACTGGAAAGTCATGCTTCTGAACAAATTTACTGAGACAAGTTTTGACATTACCCATTGATTTAGCGTGCCGCCTTCCTACCTTTAATTGCTGTTCCTTTTGTGTTCAATTCTGCTGCTCATTTAATTGTAAAAGTTAATGGTACTAATTGTTTTCATTGACAAACTTATTGAATTACTCTTCCTTGATTCATAATTTCTTCacaatttattttctaaatcctGAGGTATTGAATTTATGACACTACAACACAACTTCAAGCCCATAACTGTGAAAGCACCAGCTATAACCACcaactttattgtttttaagtgtGTTTGAGGTGAGTGAGTTTTGTGGAATGTGAACAAATTTCCCTCAAATATTTTAATAACTTATCTAACCCACAACTACACTTATGCTGCCAAACTGTCCAGAGGGATACAGCTGTGGACAGTACATGACAGCATGTAGAAATCAGATGAGAAAAATGCATTTGCACATATCTGACATGGACCTTTTTTTTATAGTGTGCACATGTACCGAAGACTGCTTACACTGTCTCAATCATCTGGGTCTTGTTGTGTCCATCTGCAGGAAAAGGGAGAGAAGTGCTTTTATTCCAGAATGAAGATATGTCTGACTGCATCTGAAGGCTACAATATTTCtgtcagagagaaaaaaaaagaagcattttgCCAAGAACGTTGTCAAGAAACTTCATTACAATCGGAATGGTCCAAGCCTCCGGTGTTGTAGGTGGCGGTGGCGCTGCTCTCAGTAACGCTGGCAACCAGCTTCCAACACAACGAAGAAGAACAGGAGCGCCATCAGGAAGGCGAAGAAGAACGCGGGAActactttttttgttgttgtttttgtttcttctgtACCCATCTGTAGATTCATTGCTTTGTCATTGATGGGATTACTGGCAGTTGTGTACGGGGTAAGGTGGATGCTATGACTCACCTGTGAGAGTTAATTGTTGCTCGTGTCATGCAGACTAATTAGATGCACAGTGTCGGCACGACAGCCATCTAATGCTCGAGTATTACGATGTTACCAATCAAGTATTGTGTATAGATAAATAGCATTTAGCCCGTCACACCACGTACGCAAAGGCACAATCAAAATAGTGCATCTTTAACGGGTAATACTCAGTATGAAAAACCCCGTcctaactgtctctgtttccttaACATCAGCTGACTATTAGCTTGATTATGTTAGATTTATTAGACGATTTTAACTTGATTTCGAGTGCTTCAAAACTGAAGGTCTACGGGTTTCATTTTGTCTTAACAGAGACGTTTATTCATCTGCAAAGTTACGAACTACATTCGCTTTGCAGACGAGCGTCGGAGTTAGTTAACCTCACAGATTTGGAAAATAAATTCAAAAATGAGATGATAGAATGCCCACCGTGTATCGCTGAACTGTTGTAGGCCTCAACAAACTGTGGAAAAAGATGTTAAAGATGATGTTTTAGAAGCTAAAGTCATTTTTTGTGTGTTATCCCGTCAAAATATGGTATTGTTACCTATTATTTGGTCTCAAATGCAAAACTAAGCTTGGATTATTCTCTTACAAATCAGCAGCTCCAGTTTTCAAATATGTGTATTGTGATGTGCATTAAGGTGGATGTTTGATCATCAATGTGTGATCATCTTTCAttaatgtttgaatgtttttatgaGCCTAGTGATGGAACGTGCTCACCTTCTGGATACACGACATGGTAATGGTGATCACGATGGCGTCGACGTCACCTCATGGGTGTCGGTGTGTCCCCGAGGCCTCTGGAGGGTCCGGCGAAAACGAATACACAAGCAAACGGCTTCTAGTTCTGGAGATGTTACGTGTACGATACTGTTCTAACCTTTACCTGTTCCTTTTCAGCACCTTCTCCTCAGAATAGAATTTGTGTAGTATCCTAATTCACATAATGTCTCTTTGTTTCCTCCAGCAGGTTCATCCGATTTTTGTCCAAAGCTGGGCTCACTGTGTCAGGTCCGAGTGCAGCTCAGAGCTCACGTGGAAGACTCGGGTGGCTCGGTGTCTGAAAAAAGAGGTGAAAAGTTGTCAGTCACTGACGCTACAGAATTAGTATCCGCACCCTTTCTCAGGTGCCAAGACACTGTGCTACAGACCCCATTGGGTGACTGGACAACGCTGAGGCTCGGGGAGGGCGAGTGCGATGTCACAGAGACATGTTTGGAGGGGATGAGAGCCGGAGAGACATGTGAGGTAAGAGTGTATTGATATGTAATTCAGCGTTAACGTATGTCAGCCTTCCGTATCACAACCTCTTGCAAAATGTGGCCACACTTgagggatgttttttttgttttttttttaaataagaaataaatcgCAAATATATTACCAAAAAAGTTACTGCTGAATATTCTGCATACCTAAAACATACCTCCTCTGGCTTTTATGGCGACTTAAATTCTTTGGACTtgactaataaaaaaaaatagtcttCATCAATCAGGTTTCAGCTTTCTTGTAAAGCTGCTGACAGATCAGTTTTGCGTGATGGAGCCTTGTtatggatcttttttttttttctccccaataTCCACCATAAATTCTCAACCACATGGAGATCCGCACTATTTTCTGGCCATGTCATTGAGTTCGTAGGTCTTTCCTGAAGAAAAGTTTGAACGCTGTGCCCTGCGGCAAGATGTATTATCACCCTGAAACAGCCATCTTATCTCATCCTTTACCTGGCGTCAACCCCACATAATCAACGATTGTGACAGTTGGCTTGTTTTCTTTAGGCTGTCGTCTTTATACGGTACGTTTCATTGGATCTCTGTGGCCCTCTGTGAgcttgttttcttctgtttaggAGTTAGTTAGGGTTTGTGTTTCTGTCGTTGTGCATTTTCTGTTTCAGGACATATTGCGttgagttttctgtcctgacGCTTTGACGTCTTCCTCGATCAGCCTTGTTCCCGCTCTCTCATTTGTTTGCACTTGTTCCAAATTTTTGGCCCAACTCTTGAGTTGAATTGCCTTTGTGAAGAAGTGCAGCAGATTGTTAAGCTCTGCAAACGCTCTCTCGACAGCAGAGTAATTCCCAAATGACAAGGTGATTCTATCATTTTCCCTCAACTCcatctgtagaaaaaaaaaaaaaaattattaaaatcgTTTCGGATCATAtctgtgtttaattttttacaaacttaaaaaaagctgaatgaacGTCCTTCAAGATGCAAGAGGTTGTATTCTGTTACATTTTTGTGATACTGAAAGCAAATTTAGGGACATACTGATCAAATCACTTATTGTGACTTTTACATAAGAGTACAATATATTGTAACCAGTACTTACACTGAAAAACACTGTTGTACTAGCAGTACCACCCGGTTCCAAACCCTTAAACTCAAAGTTTAAGGCCACTTGTACGAGTCCGGTTTGCCTGCTGAATATTATGTGAAAGTGTTGGGTGGAGTCAAAGTTGACTCTCTCATGATACGGTCGAACCTGATGATGCAGTCCTGGTTTGTGTTTTGCTACTCAGATACAACTTACTCCGTTTGGAAATGGACAAGATGCCTCCGTTTCCCAGCCTTCAGAAGGGAACCTTCCTTTATGTGCGACTGTTGAACTCCAAGTTTTCACACAAGGAAAAGAATCCTGGGAGATGTCTGCTGGTGAAAAATGGGAGTGGGTCAAGTCACACAAGGAGAGGGGAGGAGTGAGATTCAGGAGTGGGGATGTTTGGGGAGCTGCAGACAGCTACAGCCGGGCCCTCAAACTCCTCGTCCCTCTTTGTGGCCTCTTTAGAGATGCAGAGAAAAaaggagaggagcagagagacacaaacactACTGACGAAACGCAACAGCTCCCTTCAGTCGGTGAATTCAAAATCATCAAAGCGGAGCTTCACTCAAACATGTCTCTGTGCCAGCTGAAACTGAACCAACCGGAGCAGGCTAAGGCAAGTTCTGCTAAAGCCACTCAGCTGGATCCTGGTGCTGCTAAAGCCTGGTACCGGCTGGGCCAGGCCTGCCAGATGCTGAATGAGCTGGAGGAGGCCAAAGGGGCGTTTGTGAAACTGCTGGAGCTCCAACCAGAACTACCTCCTGCTGTAAAGGCACTTAAAGATATAATTagtaaagagaaagagagaaatgcACAACTAGGACTGAGACTCAGCAAAATGTTCAACTGAAGATGGACTAAAAATCAGCAGCAATTGAATGTTTTACTCATGATTAACCATTAAATCGAAGTGCATTCACAACACAAGCCCTCAATCTGtagatgtttgtttttctcccttttctgtgctgCCTGAATGTaactttaaagaaataaactcaAGCAAAATCTTCATTGTCGAGTCTTTATTTCAGCTAAAATGAAGTGGTGGATGAATTTGATCATTGGAGTCGTTGAATtagccaagaaaaaaaaaagcattttccaAATGCAGCCACAAGATGTCGCGTCTTTCAGCGAAGATGTTAGCCGACATCAAaatgccgaaacccgggatcgAACCAGGGACCTTTAGATCTTCAGTCtaacgctctcccaactgagctatttcggcgtGTTGAGGGTGCGGCTCTTTGCTGTTTATAAACCAAAACTAAGTGGTCATAAGTGGGTAGGTGATATAAATAGTCAGGTTCACTgtgtacaaaaatgtacttGATGGAGAATATTTGAAAATTCAAAGCCGTCTCCAAGGATGCACTAAAGAAATCCTAGCAGAAAGTAAAGTCACATGGCATAGAGGCTGTTACTCTAATGCTACCCACCAGACAAAGCTGCAACGATCCAGAGACCGCTTTGAACGTACAATGTCCACTGGAATAAAACGTGGCTGTAAAAGATCCAGTACAGAAATGGAAGCCAGTGAACCAGGACCCTCTGCAGATTCCAAAAATGTATAGGTCAACAAATCCCCCaaaaattcccacaaaagtACACAGTGAACCTGACTAGTATGGCGTTCTGAGGTTCATTTTCGTGATCCCATAGTTTACGTACACAAGCTGTGGGCCTTTATGAAAAGATAAAAGGAGAGAGacttgaaaagagaaaaaatatctcatgaaaTAACAGGTAAAATGGCTTTGTGTGACACAATCACCATGAAAAATGTGAGGTACGTTTTGCACCGACTGGTACAATCACAAGTATGTGTTTGGGAAATATCTAGAGGGAAACTTTCATCTGATTTGAACTGCAACAGTACTATTCAGTCATGGTTATACATTTTGGCATTAAAATGTCTTCAAATCTTAAAGCATATCTTGGCTCTCTACATGTCCAGCAGTGGAACGCAGCTGCATACAGTTAATGTCGTCTGTACAGAATTAAAGCTGACTACTTACCTTTTCTTTATATACGTTTTGAATTTTAGATGGATATACTTTTTCATCCAACAGGAAATTCAGGCATCCAGTAGCTTATGTGaattacacacacatacacactaaaTAGACTACACAAAATAACAGTataaaaagtaaacagcagtACTTTAGatactttggaaaaaaaatgatgacTGCATCTAGGAGAGAAATGCTCCAGTTTCTTACCGCTATGATTTATCTCATTGCTTTAATTAGGCTTACTTACTTAACTAGTTTAGTAAAAATTAAGAAATCCAAGTAGTCCAATAAATCAAACAACTGACAGAAAATcagaaaatattatttttaatattgccagatgttttacaaaccATTCAGCCAGTCTGAAATTCAGAATTCAGTTCAGTTGTGAAGCTGTGATgtgcaaaatataaaaacaaaatgaagtcGGCATGACAGAACacctgatttattcatttttattattgtaaaaagtAAGAGAAGAAGGCTGCCATAAAAATAAACTCTTTATAATTCTGTAAATGACATTCAAAATTTACAAAAACGATTGAAAGGAAGTTGTCTTGTGTCCTGTAATCTGCGCCCTTCAGTCCCACAGTCCGCTCTGCCTGTTGCTGCTCATTTACTCTTAGTCTTCATCTTTGTGTTGTCTGCGTGTGCTTGGCCTGCTGACAGCTCTCTCCACGCGTCCACGATGAGCGCCAGCGGTATGACGATCCACAGCACATTCATGAACACAAAGTAGAACCAGAAGTAGATTGGATGTCCTAACTCGCTGTGAGCATAACCATCTCTGTGCTCCGTGAAAAAGTAAAGCACTGCTCCGTACAGCTGACCTGGAGTCAGAAAGGGGAATATACGGAATGGGAAACAACCTCTAAGCATGGTGGAAAAGGAAATATTGTATCTTGCAAACTTTTTAGTAACTTCTTACCTAATGAAATGATGAGCTGCAGAACAAATCTGTAGGGCTTATTAGTTAAAAAGGAATATACGGCCCAAAAGCTGAAAGGACCCCAGAACCAAGCAGTCACAGTCTCCATACAGACAGTGAAGTTATCAGCACTAGACAGAAAAGAAACACAAgttgcagctttaataacagttttGTCTGTTCTTTAGGGGGTGGGGGTGTCAGAATTATTCAGTGCAGAAATGTACTCACATTACATATCTGCTGTCTCCTTTGGAATACTCTTTCCCTGGGAGAGAAGAATAGAAAACACATTGAACACTGCACCATCACAGTTTATGCGATTCTTGTGAAAAAGTTGCCTCTGTTGGTACtcacagagctgtgacaggaaGCTCTGGTCCCCGGGAATGATATCATAATACAGTGAGAACCAGCCCTCAATGACACCATGGATGAAACCACAAACTGCAAACCAGCAAATGGCCAGACGTCTCCACGTTCCCAGCCTGCCAGTGGCCCCTGTGATCAGCCATGTTGCAAGCAGAAACACTCCAGACacagaaaagagaaataaaagaatctCCGACATGGACCGGTCATTGGCCACATAAGTGGGAATCGACAGGTCCCGTGGCCAGTAGGGGTGAAGCGATCCTTTTGCTGAAGAGACGTCCATCATCTATTGAAGCCAATCGGATATGCGCTCGTAAAAACGTACATTAcaaacttaaaattgatataacAGTGTGATATTAAGTATTAAATGCGTAGGCCAGTTTAAGTCTGTCATCTGTCAGCCATTAGTCTCCATCACAGTTATCTGTGATATTGCACTTACCAGTGATGCTATCAATATGGGTGTCAAGCCGCGCAGTTTAACCTTTGAGATTATTcgatttttgtcctttttctattaacaaagagaaaaatgacATATACCAGATCAACTCTTCATGTGCATATAAACTCAAACACGGAACTCTGCACAGACTGGTGCTGTTACTGGAGATTACAAATACCAATCAGACATCTGTATTCGTACAGCTAACGGCACATGCGATCTGCTGTCTCTGTTGATTGGCTCGTTGTCTCGGAACATTGACGCCTGGCCTTGGTAAGCACCAATGAACAAGCGCCTCTCACTCCAAAAGACCCTCCTCTCAAATGGGGCAAAGTGACAAAATATTAACAATTGGTAAAGTGTGAATCTGGACCATAATCACGGGAGATAATGGCTTTAAAAATGCTCATTCGATATGTCAAATCTTGCACTTGACCGTAAGAATATAGAGCCGAAATCTGAATAGTTAGAggccagagtggtgtaaaaagatacTTATATTACTCTCGGGTAGAGGCAACATACTTATTGTTCAGGGAAAGTGAGCAGCTAAGACAAATGTCACCTGCAATCATTAGCTGTATGAAATACTACACTGTCATACAATTCTATCAGTTATGACGAAGACAAAACTAGAAAAAAAGTGATCCACCCAAGCCGTGTCAGGGTATCATCcctgccgtgacccggattcgaaccggggttgctgcggccacaacgcagagtactaaccactatacgatcacggcgaGCTACTGGGGGATATGGTGTCATCTGCACAGAACACACTCTTTCAAGCTGCATTAACGGGCATTCTGTATGTTATAATGCAGCCAATGGAGCTGGCTGTTTCAAATTTTGAAAGCAAAGATGACCTTTCTGACACCAAATAAACTGTCTCCTGTCTCATTTGGAGTGCTATTTCCCTTGAagagaaaaacataaaacatatagATCTAAAATACAATGCACTGACAATAAGCTAGGTCGGGTACATTATAAACACACTAATTCCAACCGAAATAACTGCCAGCGGTAACGATAGCTTTGCTgtcctttaattaaaaaattgaTACCTTTCACAAAATATtatggtgcaaaaaaaaaaaaaaatcatgaaatgTTATATTTATAGACAAAGATGTGTAACAGCGCAGTAAACTATATGGTTAGCATGATAACTATCGCAAAGCGACTCCGGTCGGCCATGCTGGCAggagacgctattggttgcctggggcaacgccatcagaacttaacggaggcgcgccagatatcttcccgcatttgtcatttcggcaggacagagacgaatacaaaaagaaagaaagcaatgcagaaagataaggcgaaagaaaagggaccttataGGGACTTtccagtggtatcacttcagtGTTCTTTTGCACttaacttttcctagaggtatattgcattctgcaccttgcgcccttattttttcctgttctgttaataaacattgttaagccatataaagttgtttcaagcatttatttcaaacaaattaaaaagtaatgaacaatgaggaatgaactcaaacaacacttttgcacatgttcgttaaggcacagcaaacagtgacaatcttatctaaaggcattaggttttcaccctcacatttgagcagcatgtgcacaggtacagttgaatgtaaaaatctgaatttgttGCGCACAACACCAATCACCCTCTCTACGTGAATTGAGATGTGCTATGGCCCTAGGCTCCTCCACATCTTTCGCCTCCAGCTGTGCACGACCCCTTGTGAATGTAGGTATTTTCACTTCAGCACACATCATACCCACACTCTCTCTTATATTAAAGCCCCTATCTGCCAGCACAATGTCACCTGGTAACAGTTTGTTCAGAAAACCACTTTAATCAGTTATATGCTTGTCACTTGTGCGCCCACCCCACACGTTAGATATGAAGGAAATGACACCCTGGGGCGTGATCACAATTAGGTAtttcatggtgtattcgtgttTGTACTGAGAGAAAGTCTGTGCCCTTGACAGTACATTTGAGGGTTTCTCGAACACCTCGAAGCAGTCCACAATGGCAGCCACATTTTTCCCAAATGACTCCACAAACTCGTGTGGCATACTGGTCAATAAGCATTCCCTGCTTGGCCAGAGCACCAATGGACTCAGCTGTGCGTACATCACTCCAAGGGTATGGTGAAAGGCATCGGCGACTGTTGTCCTGTGTACTCTAAACAGTTGGCTGAGGTGCTGTGTTGGCAGGTCTAGTCTGAGGCGCATTAAAGTCAATAGGACAAGCTGGAAGGGTGAGAGCTTCTGCATCCGACCTTGAGGCAGATATGGAGTGAGGGTGAGTAGAAGTGTCTGGAACAATGCAAAGTTTGGAAGCCCCATGTAATAATTCACTGTGTTATCGTCACCACTCAGAAAGTTCTCATTCATCCGATATTCATCAAGCTCCCTCTTCAGCTCTCTGTTTTCTTCCATAAGACTGTTGATAACATCTCGTCTAGATGTGCAGAGTCCACATCCCATGTCCTGGGCTGGCGATGGCGGCTGCTGCTGGTCCTTGGCTGGCGatggaggctgctgctggtcctGGGCTGGCGatggaggctgctgctggtcctGGGCTGGCGatggaggctgctgctggtcctGGGCTGGCGATGGCGATGGCGGCTGCTGCTGGTCCTGGGCTGGCGATGGCGATGGCGGCTGCTGCTGGTCCTGGGCTGGCGATGGCGATGGCGGCTGCTGCTGGTCCTGGGCTGGCGATGGCGATGGCGATGGCGATGGCGATGGCGATGGCGATGGCGATGGCGATGGCGGCTGCTGCTGGTCCTGGGCTGGCGatggaggctgctgctggtcctGGGCTGGCGatggaggctgctgctggtcctGGGCTGGCGatggaggctgctgctggtcctGGGCTGGCGATGGCGATGGCGGCTGCTGCTGGTCCTGGGCTGGCGATGGCGATGGCGATGGCGGCTGCTGCTGGTCCTGGGCTGGCGATGGCGATGGCGATGGCGGCTGCTGCTGGTCCTGGGCTGGCGatggaggctgctgctggtcctGGGCTGGCGATGGCGGCTGCTGCTGGTCCTgggctggctgctgctgctccagatGCTGGGTCCTGCGCTGTACTTGCCGCTGATATCGCGCTACATCTGTCTCTTTAACATAATTGTGGCCTAATCGCAGGGATGATGTCCAGTCAGGAtggttctccaacatctcatatgatggcttacctacaacagaataaatagtttatgaaaaatctatgcaatcaatggcaaacccatcacagaacacatgcaaaataaagataaagcctgagagggtaacgctgctcatggtatgacaaaagggctgaGGGGGtacacattagccacattagggggtagttaacattaattttcgaagaggcaacagttcgctagttagctaGGCAGCAACGGTAAAACAACGGTTGCAACAACATAAGgtaacttcgtagctttaagagaccacaacataaagagatttttagagaacgtacccgagtgaaaatgcagagaacacactctcatcgacggaggggtgcaatcgaaagtaaggtcctTTCTTCTTATTGCAGCCAACCAAGCAACCCAGCGTCTCCTCCTCAGGTCAGACatctgctctccctgatgcagcatccatttaggaaacctaaaaaaatgtatttcgttgttcctatgtttcccaaacgtattatgtgaggtactggaacagttcttcacacagcagtgatttccaggcatgttctt
This window contains:
- the ebp gene encoding 3-beta-hydroxysteroid-Delta(8),Delta(7)-isomerase; protein product: MMDVSSAKGSLHPYWPRDLSIPTYVANDRSMSEILLFLFSVSGVFLLATWLITGATGRLGTWRRLAICWFAVCGFIHGVIEGWFSLYYDIIPGDQSFLSQLWKEYSKGDSRYVIADNFTVCMETVTAWFWGPFSFWAVYSFLTNKPYRFVLQLIISLGQLYGAVLYFFTEHRDGYAHSELGHPIYFWFYFVFMNVLWIVIPLALIVDAWRELSAGQAHADNTKMKTKSK
- the fkbpl gene encoding FK506-binding protein-like isoform X1, which gives rise to MERAHLLDTRHGNGDHDGVDVTSWVSVCPRGLWRVRRKRIHKQTASSSGDVTSGSSDFCPKLGSLCQVRVQLRAHVEDSGGSVSEKRGEKLSVTDATELVSAPFLRCQDTVLQTPLGDWTTLRLGEGECDVTETCLEGMRAGETCEIQLTPFGNGQDASVSQPSEGNLPLCATVELQVFTQGKESWEMSAGEKWEWVKSHKERGGVRFRSGDVWGAADSYSRALKLLVPLCGLFRDAEKKGEEQRDTNTTDETQQLPSVGEFKIIKAELHSNMSLCQLKLNQPEQAKASSAKATQLDPGAAKAWYRLGQACQMLNELEEAKGAFVKLLELQPELPPAVKALKDIISKEKERNAQLGLRLSKMFN
- the fkbpl gene encoding FK506-binding protein-like isoform X2; amino-acid sequence: MERAHLLDTRHGNGDHDGVDVTSWVSVCPRGLWRVRRKRIHKQTASSSGDVTCSSDFCPKLGSLCQVRVQLRAHVEDSGGSVSEKRGEKLSVTDATELVSAPFLRCQDTVLQTPLGDWTTLRLGEGECDVTETCLEGMRAGETCEIQLTPFGNGQDASVSQPSEGNLPLCATVELQVFTQGKESWEMSAGEKWEWVKSHKERGGVRFRSGDVWGAADSYSRALKLLVPLCGLFRDAEKKGEEQRDTNTTDETQQLPSVGEFKIIKAELHSNMSLCQLKLNQPEQAKASSAKATQLDPGAAKAWYRLGQACQMLNELEEAKGAFVKLLELQPELPPAVKALKDIISKEKERNAQLGLRLSKMFN